The DNA window GATATTTTTAATCGCCTTATCATCAACCGAAAGTCCTCCTGTATACTGACCAAAGGCCGGCATAAGTAAGACGTCATTAGCAACAATAAAACACTTCCCCGACATGCTGTGCCCTGATTGCTTGGTGCGCATCTTGGGATGAAAATGGCCAATAATTTGCGCTGTTATCGTCTGAGTACTTGCTTGCTCTTCATTGATTTTTTTCAAGTCTTCTGGCTCATGCACTAGCAAAATATTGTGTTGCTTAAGGCTTACAAAAGATTCCCCCGCGATCTCTTTAGGAATTTCTGGATCATGGTTACCCAGCACCCATTGCCAGTTCTGCACAGAACCCACCATGCTATTCAGTAGCTGGATATTACTGGTTTCCATGCGACTAATCGCATTACCATCATGAAAGCTGTCACCCAAACAAACGACACATTTGGGCTGATAGGTTGCAAGTACCTTTTGCATGTTATCGAGGGTTTTACGCGTGTCCATTCTTGGCAATGGATTAGCAAATTGAGATAAAAAGCTGCCTTTTTCGAAATGTAGATCAGAGAAAATCAACAAATCGAAATCGGGCCAAAAAATCGTACCAGAGGCATCCAGCAGGAAACGGTTATTTGCAAATTCTACAATGCAGCTTTGCTTATGGCTCAGCCTTGCAATTAGGGCTTTTTCTGATATCAAACTGTCTTCCCTGCACCGCTTGGGTTGAGAAGGTCTTTCACCTCTTGCAACATATTTTCAGCCTCTTGATACAAGCTTGCCTGTTCTAATAGCGCCTCAGCGCCCTGACCTTTTACTTGTTCTGATTTTACCGCTAACACAATAGGAATTGCCATCGGCGAAGCTTTCGATAACACTCTGAAATCAAACTGCTGATCAAAGCGAATCAACATGTCGGCTAAACGCTGTAAATCAAGTAACTCACGCTCAGCATCCTCACGAGTAACGCGCAGGAGTATGTGGTCTGGATCATGCTCTCGTAAGGTGTCATATATCAAGTCGGTTGAAAACGTGACTTGCTTCATGGTTTTCTTAGTGCTGTGATATTGCTGCTCTATTAAGCCGCTCACGATTGCCACCCTGCGAAACGAACGTTTCAGCATCGGCGCTGCCAGCATCCAATCTTCAAGCTCGTCACCTAAAATATCAGGGTTGAATAGCTTCGGAAGATGCGCACTTGTGACCGCTTCAATTGAAGAGATTGAGAGCCCATAATCTGTAATACTGAAGCTCAGTGGCTTCAGCCCCATTTTTTCCATTCGTCTTGTTGCCAGCATGCCCAATGTTTGATTGGCCTTACGGCCTTCAAAGGTATAAAAAAGTGTGTACTGAGTTTTCCTGTAAGGGAATTGTTCAATTAGGACTTTAGTCGTTTTTGGGATCATCGAAAAATTGCGCTGAAGCTCGAGCCACTCAACCACCTGCTTAGGCATTTTTTTCCATTCTTCGGGGTTATTCAGTAGTTCTCGCACTCCATCGGCTAAGAATGTACTGAGCGGCAGTTGCCCGCCCGTATAGCTGGGAATTTTGGGCTCTTTAGCTTTGCCCGGCTTAGCTTCAACCATCATGTCTTTGATACCTTCAAACCGAAGCACTTCGCCGGCAAAATAAAAGGTATCACCCGGCACGAGTGTTTGGGCAAAATACTCCTCTACTTCACCAATAATTTTACCCTGATGTGAGCGCCGTAAACGCTTTACTTTTAACCTACCCGCTTCGACAATTGTCCCAATATTTTGGCGATGACGCATAATGACGCGCTTTGACGCTGGCTCGAATAAATTATCTTCACGCCTATGCAATCGGTTATAGCGCTCATAAGCCTGCAGTGCGTAACCGCCGTTTTCCGTAAATTGCCACAGTTGATTGAAGGTTGTTCGGTCTAGTCCGCCGTAAGGACTTGCATCAATCACCTGTTGATAAATTTGTTCTTCATCTGCTGGGGCACTGCACAAACAGTTGATGATGAACTGTGGTAGCACATCCAACGCACCAGACATTGGCGCACCGCCGTCCAACTCATTGCGCTTTATCGCGGTAATAGCCGACTGGCATTCCAAGGTTTCAAATCGATTTGCGGGCACCAATAAGGCTCGTGATGGCTCATCTAAGGTATGATTCGAACGCCCGATGCGTTGCAATAATCTGCTTACGCCTTTTGGTGCGCCAACTTGTATCACGAGATCGACGTCGCCCCAGTCGATGCCTAACTCTAAAGCGGAGGTTGCCACAATGGCTCTTAGCTTGCCCGACGCCATCATATTTTCTGTTTTTAAGCGCTGTTCTTTGCTTAACGAACCATGATAAATAGCAATGGGTAACAACTGACTATTTTCATTCCACAGGTGCTGAAAAATAAGTTCAGCTTGAGCGCGGGTATTGACAAACACTAAGGTCGTTTTTGCTTTTGCGATTTGTAAGTAAATATCTTTAACGGCATATTTTCCCATATAGCCGCCAAAGGGCATTCGCTCTTTTGATGTGAGAATTTTAATACTGGGCTTAACTCGACTATTCACCTGCAAAACATCGGTAGGTTCACCATTTTCACCTAACCAAGCTGCTAGTGATGCCGGTTGTGCTACCGTTGCAGATAAACCAAAGCGCGTCATACTCGGACTTAAATATTGCAAACGAGCGAGCGCAAGAGCAGTGAAGTCTCCACGCTTGGTAAAGGCAAAGCTGTGCGCCTCATCTACAATGACAGCTTTGACCTTGCCAAATATGCGCGGTGCATCAGCATAAGATAACATCAGCATCAGTGATTCAGGCGTGATCAATAAAATATTAGGCGGCTTTTTACGCTGTTTTTGTCGCTGATAAGATGTCGTATCTCCCGTTCTGGAGGCCACAGTAATGGTAAGACCAATATCATCAATTGGCTGTTGTAGATTTCGATGGATATCATGAGTCAGCGCTTTAAGAGGAGATATGTAAAGGGTGTGCAGGCCTGTTTGCTCTTGCTTCGCAAGATCGATTAAAGAAGGCAGAAAACCCGATAGTGTTTTCCCAGCCCCCGTTGGCGCGATAAGCAAGGTCGATTGATTTTTACGAAACGCATTTACCATCTTTTTTTGATAAGGTCGCAAAACCCAGCCACGCTGCTCAAACCAACGTTTAAAGTTATCAGGAATAGATTTCATTAAACCAATATCAACTCTTTTAAGTGACAAATGCGGGCGCATGATTTGACTTTATTTCGTCAAACTTGAGCAAAAGTATGAAATAAACGCACTTAAAAGCGATTTTATTCGTACTCAGAAGTATCGCTTTTTTTAACGATAGTACTGAGTTATATGCAACATCCTCGATATTGGATTAATACTAACGAAAATGGATTATATTGCGAGGCACTCGATGCCTATATCGATCCCGTTAATCCAGTCCATCGTGCCATTATAACGCATGGCCATGCTGATCATGCTAGAGCAGGACACGGTGAAGTTTATGCGACTCCCGAGACCATGGCAATAATGCGCATTCGATACGGAGAGGAGCACGCAGAAAAGCAGATAGAATTAGCTTACAACGACAAGATAGCCCTAAATAAGGGCGAATTAATATTTAAACCCGCGGGCCATATTCTGGGCTCAGCGCAAGCAGTCATTGACCATAATGATCATCGTTTGGTCATATCAGGTGACTATAAGCGCAGCTATGATCCAAGCTGTGCGTCATTTGAAGTAACGCCATGTGATGTATTCGTCACTGAAGCAACGTTTGGCCTGCCTGTGTTCAAACATCCCCCGATTAATCAAGAGGTGAATAAACTACTGGCATCACTGGCGTTATTTCCAGACCGATGCCATCTTGTCGGTGTATATGCGCTAGGTAAATGCCAAAGGGTCATCTTGGCATTACGTGAGCTAGGCTATAGCAAACCTATTTATATGCATGGTGCACTGTTAAAGCTTTGCGAACTCTATTCAAGCTATGGCATTGAGCTTGGGAATATTGTTCCGGTTAACGACGTTGAAAATCTTAAATCCTTGGCCGGTGAAATCGTACTCGCGCCACCTTCGGCGCTGAACGACAGGTGGTCTCGCAAACTCCCTAATGTTATGACAGCCATGGCCTCTGGCTGGATGCAAATTAGAGCACGTTCAAAACAACGCCGAGCGGAGCTTCCCATTATCATCTCTGATCACTGTGATTGGCCGGAGCTATTGCAAACTATTGAGGAGGTAAATCCACAAGAAGTGTGGGTAACTCACGGACGTGAGGCCGCGTTGGTGCATCAGGCAAAGTTAATGGGATATGAAGCCAAAGCCCTGTCGCTGATTGGTCGTTCTGAGGGGAATGACGATGACTAAATATATGTTGCTTTCTCTAGTGCTATCAACATCCCCTCTTTATTTTTCGCAACGGGATACTTCGCAACCGGAGACTTCGCAGCAGCAGGATAAACTCACTCAAAACTTCAAAGGGAATTTGCTTTAATGGACGCGTTTTCGAGGCTTGTTGATCAACTCTACTTTACCTCTAGCAACTTAGCTAAATCAGCTATTTTGCGCGACTACTTGCGCACAACGCCAAATCCAGATAGAGGTTGGGCGATAGCCGCTATTGCCGGCACTCTCAATTTTGATTTATTCAAGCGAAAACTCATAAAGGATTTGATAACCGCTCGCGTTGATCCCGTATTGTTCGATTTATCATATGATTATGTGGGTGAAATGAGTGAAACCGTTGCCCACTTGTGGCCAAGCACTGGCGAAGCAACGAAAGAGCTTTCAAAAAATGTATCATTACCCAGTTTGCATGAGCTCGTCGTGCTTTTTAAACAAAGCAACAAGCAGCAAGTAGAAGAGATCTTGGTAAGCCTACTAGACCGAATGACCGCCCCGCAGCGCTGGGCCTTAATTAAGTTAGGCACACGCGGTTTACGTATCGGTTTATCAGCCCGATTCCTAAAGAAAGTATTGGCGGAATACGCCAACGAATTACCGCAAAATAATATAAGCACCGAAGATATTGAACGAGTATGGCATGGCGTGGAACCACCCTATCTCGACTTGTTTGACTGGTTGGAGGGTAAAGCGGATAAACCCGATGTATCAAAAAAGATTACGTTTCAGCCGGTCATGCTCTCCCACCCGCTAAGTGACAACGAACTCACAATTATTTCATCAGAGCATTGGCAAGCCGAGTGGAAATATGACGGAATACGTGTGCAGTTAGTCTGCAATGAAAACGGTAAAGCCTTGTTTAGCCGCACAGGCGACGATATTAGCGGCAGTTTTCCTGACCTTCTCGATAGTATTGATGAGACGCGTGTATCTGGCGTATTTGATGGCGAGCTACTAGCGATGCAAGACGAGCAGATTAATAGCTTCAACCAACTTCAGCAGCGTTTGAATAAAAAGAAGCCTAGCAAAAAATTGATGCAAGAAATTCCCGTTGGAATGATGCTTTATGATGCCTTAGTCATTAACGGTAGCGACCTAAGAGAAAAAGCATTGCGAATACGCAGCTCGCAATTAACAGCTTGGTATGAACTACAATCAAATAGACTCTTGAAGCTTTCCGTCCCTCTAGTTTTTAACAATATTGAAGAACTTCGAGCCCTTCGTGAAAAAGCTAATATCTCTGACAACGGCTACATTGAGGGGCTCATGCTAAAGAATAAAGACAGTATTTATGTCGCAGGCAGACCCAAAGGTCAATGGTACAAATGGAAGCGAGATGCGAAGCTAGTGGACGCCGTTATCATGTATGCACAGAGAGGACACGGCAAACGATCTTCTTTCTATTCTGACTACACCTTTGGTTGCTGGCAGGATGATAAGTTATTCCCCATAGGAAAGGCCTATAGTGGTTTTACTGATGATGAGTTGAAGCAACTCGATAAATGGATAAGGAACAATACCATTGGACGTTTTGGGCCGGTGAAAGAGGTAAAAAAGGAATTGGTTTTTGAAGTCGCGTTCGACTCTGTTCACCATTCTAAAAGTCATAAGTCGGGCGTTGCACTTCGCTTTCCTAGAATTCATCGAATAAGGTGGGACAAACCAGCAAGTGAGGCTGACCAACTAACCACTCTAGTATCGCTGATTGAGAAGTAGTACAAAGCGGATGCCGCCTATTTATTTGATCGCGTAAAGGTTATCATTCGTTACATTATAATAATCTATGGCAGTTTATTTAAGGGCGCAGGCACTTATGCCACAGAACATCGTTATAGCCTGAACAATAGGATGGATTAATGTCTGAAGCAATTTTTTATCACAACCCTCGATGCTCAAAAAGTCGCGAGGCTTTGGCCTTTGTACAAGAGCAGGTCAAAGATCTTCTGGTTGTAGAGTATCTTAAAACGCCACTCGACAAAGCCGAGCTTTTTGATATATATCAGAAACTAGGCATCCAGTCTGCGCATCAAATGATTAGGTCAAATGAAGCGGAGTTTGATCAAGCCGGTTTATCGGATAAGTCTAGTGATGATGATGTTTTGGCCGCGGTTGAAAAGTTTCCTCGACTTTTAGAACGGCCCATTTTGCTTTATAAAAACCGAGCAGCGATTGGCCGACCGCTCGATCATATCGTGTCTTTGCTGCACGACTAAGCTATCAATTTGCCTCGCCGATAATGATTTACGACAACTCGCTTGAGCTTTCACAAAGCGCAGCGGGTTTGTTGTGCAATGCTTCAATTAACGCGAGTACAACATGTTCCTGATTCGGCCTAGCGGCAATTTGCGCACTCAACGGCATACCTTCAGAATCAGCTACACACTTTTGTGCGCTTGAAATCGCCAAATCAATGGAGCCGGTAGTCACTTCAATATCTTTCTTATTTACAGTCGCGACGTTTGCCACACCAGCCGGAAAACCAGTCACATTATGAACTAAGCTGTACGTTCCTGCTAAGCCCATTTTTTCAAAAGCCTCATGCAAATATGCAGGTACAGCGCTAATTGGGTGAATAACGGCGTCTAGCTTACCTATAGGAGATTGGTCCATAGCGGCAATATATTCCTCAGAGTAAGCCTTTCTTTCTTGCTCTAAAGCATCTCTTTCAAGCAAGGTCGTCGCAGCAAGATATTGCATTATTCGAGCCTGCTGCTTTTGACCACACAACAGAAGTAATTTTTGTAAAGCTTTGCGAACAAAAGCTGGGGCTTTCATCAGCATAGCAAGCTTGCTTATTTGCATAGCCGGTTTATCTTTATCGAGTGGCCCGAGAATGTATTCGCCATTGTTGATTGAGATAGAGCGGTAAAAAATGCTTTCGGCTTTGTTCAAATTGGGAGGGTGGAACTCTGTCACACTAACGTTTAGCGCTTTGAGTTTATCAATTGTTTTTTCAATCGCTTCGCGCACTGGTTTGCTAACAGGAAATAAACCATCATCGACATAGAATCCTACTTTTAAACTCGTAATATCAAGGTTTGTAAAGTTCTTGAACGGTGCAACGTCCCAACGTTGGCTAGCCGCTTTTTGCATGATATCCAATGCCAATTTCAACGATGCTGCATCTTGAGCAATTGGGCCTACGCATGAAGCTACCGGGAGTTTATCTTGGATTGGACTAAATCTCGTGCAGTCTCTCAAGGCACCCATCGTGGGTTTAATACCACAAGCACCGTTTACCGCCGCAGGAATTCGTACACTACCACCAATGTCTGTGCCAATGCCCAGTGGCGATAGTCCCTGTCCTATTAATACACCTTCACCGCCGCTGCTGCCGCCGCAAGAGAAAGCCTGATTGTGCGCATGATTGGTTCTGCCGTATACCGGATTGTCCGACTCAGTAAATGAGAGTAGCTGTGATACATTCGATTTACCCAATATAACCGCGCCCTCATCTAAGAGGCTTTGCACATATATGTCGTTTTTATCAGGATAATTGTCGCAGCGGTTGAGCAGGCCAAAAGTACTTGGCGTGTCGATTAAATCAAAACACTCCTTTACCGTTACGGGTAAGCCATGAAGCAAACCGAGTCGGTTGCCTTGTTTGTATGCTTCATCAGCTAGAGAAGCCTGCTTTAGAGCCCGCTCAAAAGTAGGGACAACTAGCGCGTTTAAATTAGGATCTTGTTGCTTTATCAGCTGAATAAAGTACTTTGTCAGCTCGACGCTACTCACTTCACCACAGCTTAACAAGCCAATAAGCTCGACTGCGCTTTTGTTCTTGAATTCCATCACTTAATATTCCGATATTATTGTTTTTATTATTCGAAAGCCATATTTTTGGCTAAACGCTTACCCTTAATGATTGTTGTTTAATCGAGTTATGGAGTCCAGACTTTCTTTGCTCTTTTTTTGCCTATTTTGCACCTCATCGTCTAAAAACAGGTCCCTCTGGCCTTTACTCGCTTAAGCTTGAAAAAAATTGATGCCCATTCACAGCTTTTTTAGAAAGCGATGTAACAACTTCTAACAATCTAATCGACTGATATCCTTGTGCAATTGAGTTATTTCTAATAAGTTAAGGGGAGTGCTAATAATTACACGCTTCTACAGTGAAGCTCATAAGTGAGGACATATGTCAGGACAAGGATCAGGTGGTAACGTAATTGCCGCAATTTGCTCATTTTTTATTCCCGGATTGGGTCAGTTAGTACAAGGCAGAATTTTAGCAGCCTTGGCTTTCTTTGTTATTGCGATGGGCAGCTATGCGTTGTCAGCAACCGTTATTCTAATATTCATGTGGCCTGTCGGTGCAATTGCACACATATGGTCAATCATTAGTGCGGCAAAATTTCGTTCTATAGATGCTCGAATTCGATAACACAAAAGCCCAACATTGTTAAAAACCGAGATAACAGAGCGCAAGAACTCATTGCAAAAGCCACCTTAGTTATAGGTGGCTTTTTTCCAAGAGCGTATCCACTATAACTTTTTCGATTACATCAATCGCTTTTATTCACTCCAAATATATAAATTCAGGTCTATACTTAAGGGACGAGCGAGAAATTCGTTTTGGCTGCGAGCCTGCATAGTATAAAAGTGAAAGTTCAATTATATTTCTATGCTGATCGCAATTCGCTTATTAGTTAATTTAGGGATATGAAACATGAATAAAAAAAGAATTTTTTCAACAACTCGCATTGCAGGAATAGTCAGTTTACTGATGATGTCGGGTGCTGTTTTGGCAGAAACTGCCGAAATAAGCAAACCCAAAGGCCCAATGGGCTCTGGCGTAGCGCAAGCTAATCAAGCAAAAACTAACCAGTTTTGGTGGCCAGATCAGTTGAACCTGTCTGCTTTGAGAGATCACGACAGCCGTTCAAATCCTTACGGCGCAGACTTCGATTACGGCGAAGCTTTCAGCAAGCTTGATTTGGCTGCTGCAAAAAGCGATATCAACACTCTTCTCACGACTTCGCAAGATTGGTGGCCAGCTGATTTTGGTAACTATGGTCCATTTTTTATCCGCATGACATGGCATAGCGCCGGTACATATCGAACGTTAGACGGTCGCGGTGGTGCAGGCGGTGGTCAGCAGCGTTTTGAACCACTGAATAGCTGGCCAGATAACGGCAACTTAGACAAAGCTCGCCGCCTATTATGGCCAATTAAAATGAAGTATGGCGAAGCGCTCTCTTGGTCAGACTTGATGGTATTAGCTGGTAACGTTGCACTAGAAAACATGGGCTTTGACACCTATGGCTTTGCTGGCGGTCGTGCAGACGACTGGGAACCAGATTTAGTTTACTGGGGTCCTGAAATTGAGATGCTAGCCAGCGACCGTGAAGATCGCGAAGGCAAGTTACAACGCCCTCTAGGCGCTACTCACATGGGTCTAATCTACGTAAACCCTGAAGGTCCTAAAGGCGTGCCTGACCCAATTGGTTCAGCTAAAAACATTCGCGTCGCATTTCAACGTATGGCGATGAACGACGAAGAAACACTAGCGTTAATCGCTGGCGGCCACACTTTTGGAAAAATGCATGGTGCACGTAAGCCTGCTGATTGCTTAGGTCCAGAGCCTGCTGCGGCCGGTGTTGAAGAACAGGGCCTAGGTTGGAAAAACAAATGTGGTAAAGGCCATTCAGAAGACACGACGACGAGTGGTTTAGAAGGCGCTTGGACTCAAGCACCAACGCGTTGGACTTCATTGTACCTAAGTAACCTGTTGAATTTCGAATGGAAGCAAACACGCAGTCCTGCTGGCGCTATTCAATGGATACCTACCGATGAATCGCTGCACAAGTCAGTTCCGGATGCGCACGTCGAAGGCAAATTTAACGCACCAGTGATGACAACTGCAGATTTAGCACTGAAGTTTGATCCTGAATACAGAAAGATTGCGGAGCGTTTCCTAGCGGATCCAAAAGAGTATCAACTGGCCTTTGCAAAAGCTTGGTACAAGCTAACACATAGAGATATGGGACCAAGAAGAAACTTCTTAGGTAACGAAGTACCAGAAGATATTAAAATTTGGCAAGACCCTATTGCAGACGACACGATGTCAACAATTGACGGTGACGATGTTGCTAAGCTAAAAGCCAAAATACTTGATTCAGGACTCACTGTTCCAGAACTAGTAAGAACAGCATGGGCCTCTGCAGCTAGCTACCGCGAATCGGACATGCGCGGCGGTGCAAATGGTGCTCGCTTAGCTTTAGCGCCACAGAAAGATTGGGCAGTTAACAATCCTGCTGAAACAGCGAAGGTGATTAAGGTACTTAAAGAGATCCAAAGCGATGCGAACGGTGGTTTCTTCAATAGTGACAATGTGTCGCTTGCAGACCTTATCGTTCTTGGTGGCGCAGCCGCTATAGAAAAAGCAGCGAAGGATGCTGGTTACAATGTGTCGGTACCTTTTACTCCTGGTCGCGGTGATGCAACGCAAGAACAAACTGACGTTAATTCATTTTCGCTGCTAGAACTAAGCGCAGATGGTTTCCGTAACTATTTTGACGTAAAAGAAAGCTACAAGTCACCTACTGAAATGCTAGTTGATAAAGCGGATCAGTTGAATTTGTCTGTACCTGAAATGACGGTCTTAGTTGGCGGCATGCGTGCACTGAATGCTAACCATGGCGGTGCGAAACATGGCGTATTAACTTCTAAGCCAGGCACGTTAAGCAATGACTTTTTCGTCAACTTGTTAGATATGTCGACGGTTTGGCAGAAATCTGATCAGGAAGGTGTATACGAAGGTCTTGATCGCAAAACAGGCAAGACTAAGTGGACAGCCACCTCTGTTGACCTAATATTTGGTTCTAACTCAGAGTTACGTGCGGTATCTGAAGTGTATGCTTTCGATACCTCAAAAGAGAAGTTCGTGAATGACTTTGTTGCCTCATGGGTTAAAGTCATGAATGCTGATAGATAGTAGAAACGAGAACGCCAAATGCCTTTTAGTGGTATTGGCGTTCCTCTACTAGCGGCTATAGTGCTTAGCCATCTACTGCGCCTACACTAACGCTGCTTTTATCTAGGACAACTTTAAAAATGCCGCATCATTTATCATGATTGCGGCATTTTTTTATGCCTGACGTTTCTAATTTGCAAGCCCTTCCCTAACGGTTACACTAATCACCCCATAAAATAATAAAAAGTCATTATGAAAAAAATCTTAGTTGTTTTATTGAGTATGTCGCTTACGGCATGCGTCGTATCGGTCAATGAAAATAGCGGTCATGCGCAACAAGAAAGCAGCACGTCACAGGCAATTGGCACTAAACAAGGCTTTTCTGAGCAACGTTTACTGCGTATCAACAGCAAGATGCAGGAGTATATTGATGAAGGCAAACTTGCTGGCATCATGACCTTAGTGTCACGCAACAATCAAACTGTACATTTTGCAGCGCAAGGCATGCAGGATAAGGATGCCGGTATACCTCTGCGGCGTGACACCATTTTTCGCATTTACTCAATGACCAAACCAATAACCACCGTTGCAGCACTAACGCTTTGGGAACAGGGCAAGTTTCATATGAACGATCCTATTTCCATGTATTTACCTGAACTTGCTAATTTGAAAGTATATGTGAGTGGTAGTGGCGAGAATATGGTTTTAGAGGATGCTAAATACCCCATCCGCATCATCGATTTATTTACCCATACAGCTGGTTTTAGCTATGGATTTAGCGGTAGCGAAGTTGACAAACTGTATCGCGCATCACCAATGATGCAAGGCAAAACAAAGCCAGAAAATGTGTTAGCGGAACTCGCGAAACTGCCGCTTAATCATCAACCGGGCACACAATGGAATTATGGCGTCAGTACCGACGTTATTGGCTTTTTAGTTGAAAAACTCAGCAATATGAAGCTCGGAGAATATGTAAAACAAGAAATACTGACTCCTCTAAATATGCAGGATACCGGTTTTTATGTGCCCGCTGAAAAGGCACAGCGCTTTTCCAAGGTATATAACAATAACAAAGAAGGGAAAACTGCGGTAATGGAAAA is part of the Glaciecola nitratireducens FR1064 genome and encodes:
- the katG gene encoding catalase/peroxidase HPI — encoded protein: MNKKRIFSTTRIAGIVSLLMMSGAVLAETAEISKPKGPMGSGVAQANQAKTNQFWWPDQLNLSALRDHDSRSNPYGADFDYGEAFSKLDLAAAKSDINTLLTTSQDWWPADFGNYGPFFIRMTWHSAGTYRTLDGRGGAGGGQQRFEPLNSWPDNGNLDKARRLLWPIKMKYGEALSWSDLMVLAGNVALENMGFDTYGFAGGRADDWEPDLVYWGPEIEMLASDREDREGKLQRPLGATHMGLIYVNPEGPKGVPDPIGSAKNIRVAFQRMAMNDEETLALIAGGHTFGKMHGARKPADCLGPEPAAAGVEEQGLGWKNKCGKGHSEDTTTSGLEGAWTQAPTRWTSLYLSNLLNFEWKQTRSPAGAIQWIPTDESLHKSVPDAHVEGKFNAPVMTTADLALKFDPEYRKIAERFLADPKEYQLAFAKAWYKLTHRDMGPRRNFLGNEVPEDIKIWQDPIADDTMSTIDGDDVAKLKAKILDSGLTVPELVRTAWASAASYRESDMRGGANGARLALAPQKDWAVNNPAETAKVIKVLKEIQSDANGGFFNSDNVSLADLIVLGGAAAIEKAAKDAGYNVSVPFTPGRGDATQEQTDVNSFSLLELSADGFRNYFDVKESYKSPTEMLVDKADQLNLSVPEMTVLVGGMRALNANHGGAKHGVLTSKPGTLSNDFFVNLLDMSTVWQKSDQEGVYEGLDRKTGKTKWTATSVDLIFGSNSELRAVSEVYAFDTSKEKFVNDFVASWVKVMNADR
- a CDS encoding serine hydrolase domain-containing protein, which translates into the protein MKKILVVLLSMSLTACVVSVNENSGHAQQESSTSQAIGTKQGFSEQRLLRINSKMQEYIDEGKLAGIMTLVSRNNQTVHFAAQGMQDKDAGIPLRRDTIFRIYSMTKPITTVAALTLWEQGKFHMNDPISMYLPELANLKVYVSGSGENMVLEDAKYPIRIIDLFTHTAGFSYGFSGSEVDKLYRASPMMQGKTKPENVLAELAKLPLNHQPGTQWNYGVSTDVIGFLVEKLSNMKLGEYVKQEILTPLNMQDTGFYVPAEKAQRFSKVYNNNKEGKTAVMENEPLGDFLSDPAVHNGGGGMVSTIDDFLIFARMLLNNGEVNGVRILGRKTVEYMRSNHLPAELLPYRNSAAGEGYGLAMSVTMNTDDVKFMSSEGNFGWSGAASTYFRIDPVENLIIIGMAQFIPVGTHPYSDDLRNLTYQALVDEK